In the Alkaliphilus oremlandii OhILAs genome, one interval contains:
- a CDS encoding endonuclease MutS2 encodes MNERSLRVLEYNKIIHMLEDKCTSSLGREKLKELKPISNFEQITTWQKETSEAQSILIHRGNIPLGGIHDVSQYLRRTEIGSYLDPGQLLQLKETLAAARRMKTFLKDDKKESTYPIIQELGNNISSLKHIEDKIELCIISETELSDNASPELRNIRRQISSKNDAIRNKLNSIITSASNQKYLQDPIITMRQDRYVVPVKQEHRGNIPGLIHDQSSSGATIFVEPMAVVELNNQLKELRLKEQVEIERILMEIAAMIAERSDDIKSNQIILKELDFIFAKGKLSVEMRAVEPVLNTNKKISIKNGRHPLLPSNKVVPNTMWLGEDFHTLVITGPNTGGKTVTLKTLGLLTLMAQSGLHVPADYGTKLAIFDQVFADIGDEQSIEQSLSTFSSHMTNIVNIMDNVTEQSLVLFDELGAGTDPTEGAALAMAILNSLREMGTVTVATTHYSELKQYALSTEGVENASVEFDVNTLSPTYKLLIGVPGKSNAFEISRKLGLSDFLIQRSKELLTREDIQFEDLLQNIEKNRSTAEKEKDEAARLRMETQKLREEYYEKKQQLQTQKEKLISDAKREAYKIVKQAKLDADEIVENLKTLRAELEEKEMNKKIEEARKNLSDQMGKLAENMGEKLVLKTNKKPPKNLKIGESVNILSLNQIGYVILPEDANGEVQLQVGIMKVNMHVSNLERIKEEKDTKKTGVGKIVKSKAENIKMEIDVRGQNLEEAMLNVDKYLDDAYIAGLTHVTIIHGVGTGVLSAGLKQMLKKHKHTKSFREGEYGEGGMGVTIVHLK; translated from the coding sequence ATGAATGAAAGAAGCTTAAGGGTTTTAGAATATAATAAAATAATCCATATGCTGGAAGATAAATGTACTTCTTCTTTAGGAAGAGAAAAACTAAAAGAACTGAAACCTATTTCAAATTTTGAACAAATTACAACTTGGCAGAAAGAAACCAGTGAAGCGCAAAGTATCTTAATCCATAGAGGAAATATTCCTTTGGGAGGAATTCATGATGTTTCTCAATACCTTCGAAGGACGGAAATCGGATCTTATTTAGATCCAGGCCAGCTCCTACAGCTGAAAGAAACATTGGCAGCAGCTAGGCGAATGAAAACTTTTCTAAAGGATGATAAAAAGGAAAGTACTTATCCAATCATTCAAGAACTAGGAAATAACATTTCCTCTTTAAAGCATATCGAGGATAAAATAGAACTGTGTATTATAAGTGAAACAGAACTGTCAGACAATGCCAGTCCAGAGTTAAGAAATATCCGTAGGCAAATTTCATCTAAAAATGATGCCATCAGAAATAAGCTCAATAGTATCATTACATCCGCTTCAAACCAGAAGTATCTACAGGATCCAATTATTACAATGAGGCAGGATCGGTATGTAGTTCCTGTGAAACAAGAACACAGGGGGAATATACCGGGATTAATCCATGATCAATCCTCCAGCGGTGCTACTATTTTTGTGGAGCCAATGGCGGTTGTAGAGTTAAATAATCAACTGAAAGAGCTCAGACTGAAAGAGCAGGTTGAGATCGAAAGAATATTGATGGAAATTGCAGCAATGATTGCAGAAAGATCCGACGATATTAAGTCCAATCAAATTATCTTAAAGGAATTGGACTTCATATTTGCCAAGGGCAAGCTTTCCGTTGAAATGAGAGCCGTTGAGCCCGTTCTGAATACTAATAAAAAAATATCCATAAAGAATGGACGACATCCCTTATTGCCATCGAATAAGGTCGTTCCAAATACCATGTGGCTAGGAGAAGACTTTCATACCCTTGTGATTACAGGACCCAATACGGGCGGAAAAACAGTTACACTAAAAACCTTAGGATTATTAACCCTGATGGCACAAAGTGGATTACACGTTCCAGCGGACTATGGTACAAAGCTGGCGATATTCGATCAAGTATTTGCGGATATCGGCGACGAGCAAAGTATTGAGCAAAGCTTAAGTACATTTTCATCTCATATGACAAACATCGTAAATATCATGGACAATGTAACAGAACAATCCCTCGTCTTATTTGACGAATTAGGTGCAGGTACTGACCCTACAGAGGGAGCGGCTCTTGCAATGGCCATTTTAAATAGTTTACGAGAGATGGGAACTGTTACAGTGGCCACGACCCACTATAGTGAATTAAAGCAGTATGCCTTATCGACGGAAGGTGTAGAGAATGCCTCTGTTGAATTTGATGTAAATACTTTAAGCCCAACCTACAAACTGTTGATCGGTGTTCCAGGTAAATCCAATGCATTTGAAATATCCAGAAAACTAGGGTTATCCGATTTTTTAATCCAACGATCAAAAGAACTGTTAACTAGAGAAGATATTCAATTTGAGGACTTATTACAAAACATTGAGAAAAATAGAAGTACTGCTGAAAAAGAGAAGGATGAAGCAGCAAGACTTCGAATGGAAACTCAAAAATTAAGAGAAGAGTATTATGAGAAAAAGCAACAACTTCAGACTCAAAAAGAAAAGCTAATCAGCGATGCCAAAAGAGAAGCCTATAAGATTGTGAAACAAGCAAAATTGGATGCAGATGAGATCGTGGAAAATTTAAAAACATTGCGTGCAGAGCTTGAAGAAAAAGAGATGAACAAAAAAATAGAAGAGGCTAGAAAGAATCTTTCTGATCAAATGGGTAAATTAGCCGAAAATATGGGAGAAAAATTAGTATTAAAGACCAATAAAAAGCCACCTAAAAACTTGAAGATCGGCGAGTCGGTGAATATACTATCGCTCAATCAAATTGGCTATGTGATTTTGCCAGAGGATGCAAATGGAGAGGTTCAGCTTCAGGTAGGCATCATGAAGGTAAATATGCATGTTTCGAATTTAGAAAGAATCAAGGAAGAAAAGGACACAAAGAAAACAGGGGTCGGAAAGATCGTAAAATCCAAAGCTGAAAATATAAAGATGGAAATCGATGTAAGAGGTCAGAATCTAGAAGAAGCTATGTTGAATGTAGATAAATACTTAGATGATGCCTATATTGCAGGTCTAACTCATGTTACGATTATTCATGGTGTAGGAACTGGAGTTTTAAGTGCGGGACTAAAGCAAATGTTAAAGAAGCATAAGCATACTAAAAGCTTTAGAGAAGGTGAGTATGGCGAAGGCGGCATGGGCGTAACGATTGTGCACCTTAAATAA
- the typA gene encoding translational GTPase TypA, whose amino-acid sequence MKRNDIRNVAIIAHVDHGKTTLVDQMLKQSGTFRNNEVIEERVMDSNSLERERGITILSKNTAIHYKDVKINIIDTPGHADFGGEVERIMNMVDGVLLLVDSAEGPMPQTRFVLQKALQTGLRPIVVINKIDKPEARIEEVIDEVLDLFIELEADDEQLEFPVVYASGKSGFAKLNIDEESSNMDPLFDSIIENIPSPEGDENDGLQLLITSVDYDKYIGRIGVGKITRGTIHRGQGAVLVREEKHINVKISNLYTYEGLNRVECESATVGEIIAISGISDINIGETLCSIDKVDPLKSVKIDDPTISMNFMVNDSPFAGREGDFVTSRHLKDRLEKELLSNVAMKMEEISSDCFKILGRGELHISILIETMRREGYEFAVSRPEVIMKKTEEGLMEPIEILYIEVPEESSSAVIEKVSIRKGEMLNMEPTGTGIMKLQFRIPARGLIGYRSEFLTDTKGYGIFHHLFDGYDKYKGEIRARNRGSLIAFESGTAAGYGISGAQERGKMFIGPGTEVYEGMIVGESSRLEDIAVNVCKKKQLTNMRASGSEDALRLVPPIVFSLEQSLEFIADDELVEITPKSIRLRKKILDKNARQKAQKRD is encoded by the coding sequence ATGAAAAGAAATGATATTAGAAATGTTGCAATTATTGCGCACGTTGACCATGGAAAAACTACTTTAGTAGATCAAATGCTAAAGCAGAGTGGAACATTCCGTAACAACGAAGTGATCGAAGAGAGAGTTATGGACTCCAACTCTTTAGAAAGAGAACGTGGTATTACGATTCTTTCTAAAAATACTGCGATTCACTATAAAGATGTTAAAATTAACATTATAGACACACCAGGCCATGCGGACTTTGGCGGAGAAGTAGAGCGTATTATGAACATGGTAGACGGTGTGCTCCTGCTTGTAGATTCAGCAGAAGGACCGATGCCACAAACTAGATTCGTACTTCAAAAAGCATTGCAAACTGGTTTAAGACCAATCGTTGTTATTAATAAAATAGACAAACCGGAAGCAAGAATTGAAGAAGTGATCGATGAAGTTTTAGATTTATTTATAGAGCTGGAAGCAGATGATGAACAATTGGAGTTCCCGGTAGTATATGCTTCTGGAAAGAGTGGTTTTGCAAAATTAAATATTGATGAGGAATCTAGTAATATGGATCCATTATTCGACAGCATAATAGAGAATATTCCTTCACCAGAAGGTGATGAAAACGATGGTCTTCAATTATTGATCACATCTGTAGACTACGATAAATACATCGGTAGAATTGGTGTTGGGAAGATAACGAGAGGAACGATTCATAGAGGGCAAGGTGCAGTTTTAGTTAGAGAAGAAAAGCATATCAATGTGAAAATCAGTAACTTATATACCTATGAAGGCTTGAATCGTGTTGAATGTGAATCTGCAACTGTTGGTGAAATTATCGCTATATCTGGTATTAGTGATATCAATATCGGAGAGACTCTATGCTCCATAGATAAAGTAGATCCACTAAAGTCTGTTAAAATAGACGATCCAACAATCTCCATGAACTTCATGGTAAATGACAGTCCTTTTGCAGGTAGAGAAGGAGATTTTGTAACGAGCAGACATTTAAAAGATCGACTTGAAAAAGAGCTGCTATCCAACGTTGCTATGAAAATGGAGGAGATATCTTCAGATTGCTTTAAGATCCTTGGTAGAGGAGAACTTCATATCTCAATTTTAATTGAAACCATGAGAAGAGAAGGATATGAATTTGCTGTTTCAAGACCAGAGGTGATCATGAAAAAAACAGAGGAAGGACTAATGGAGCCGATTGAAATCCTATATATTGAGGTTCCAGAAGAATCTTCTAGTGCGGTTATAGAGAAAGTAAGTATCCGAAAAGGTGAAATGTTAAATATGGAGCCAACGGGAACTGGAATTATGAAGCTTCAATTTAGAATTCCAGCAAGAGGATTGATTGGATATCGCTCAGAGTTTTTAACCGACACCAAGGGATACGGTATATTCCACCATTTATTCGATGGTTATGATAAATACAAAGGAGAAATTCGTGCTAGAAATAGAGGTTCCTTAATTGCTTTTGAAAGTGGTACTGCTGCAGGCTACGGTATTAGCGGAGCTCAAGAGAGAGGAAAAATGTTTATAGGTCCTGGTACTGAAGTATATGAGGGAATGATTGTAGGCGAAAGCTCAAGACTAGAAGATATTGCGGTAAATGTATGTAAGAAGAAACAGTTAACCAACATGCGTGCATCCGGCTCAGAAGATGCTTTAAGACTGGTACCGCCAATTGTTTTTTCCTTAGAGCAATCCTTAGAATTTATAGCAGATGACGAACTGGTAGAAATTACACCAAAAAGCATCCGACTTCGTAAGAAGATCTTAGATAAAAATGCAAGACAGAAAGCTCAAAAAAGAGATTAA
- a CDS encoding NAD(P)/FAD-dependent oxidoreductase has translation MLRVTGVKVTINQDEEAFKKALLKKLGIQKSDLIEYRIYKESIDARKKEEIYLVYTVDVQVKDEETFIKNCKSKDVTVTPDMAYQYVLKGDQKLDKPPVVIGLGPAGLFAGLILAEMGYNPIILERGKDVEERAKDVAHFWSTGELVKDSNVQFGEGGAGTFSDGKLTTQIKDPRCRKVLEELIEAGAPRDILYSSKPHVGTDILQHVVKNIREKIIALGGKVLFQHKVTDFIVEGDRIKGVQVNGGDIIDTDTAVIAVGHSARDTFESIYEGGLELKQKPFSIGVRIEHPQRIINESQYGTFADHPRLGAADYKLVHHCKNQRSVYTFCMCPGGTVVASASEEGGVVTNGMSEHARDKENANSALLVGIGPEDFGSDHPLAGMYLQRELEQKAFKEGGSNYSAPAQLVGDFLKDQPSTTLGKVKPSYEPGVKLTDLRNCLPEYAVESFKEALVGLNKKLKNFAMEDAVMTGVETRSSSPIRIVRDKELESNIKGIYPCGEGAGYAGGIVSAAVDGIRVAEAIAAKYSSN, from the coding sequence ATGCTGCGTGTAACAGGAGTTAAAGTCACAATCAATCAAGATGAAGAAGCTTTTAAAAAAGCTTTATTGAAGAAATTAGGGATTCAGAAGTCCGATTTAATCGAATATCGTATTTATAAAGAATCCATCGATGCAAGGAAAAAAGAAGAAATTTATCTCGTCTATACAGTGGATGTTCAGGTGAAAGATGAAGAGACGTTCATTAAAAATTGTAAATCCAAGGATGTTACTGTAACGCCTGATATGGCGTATCAATATGTTCTTAAAGGAGATCAAAAGCTAGACAAACCACCTGTGGTCATTGGACTTGGACCGGCTGGATTATTTGCAGGCTTAATATTGGCGGAAATGGGATATAATCCGATTATTCTAGAGAGAGGTAAAGACGTAGAGGAGAGAGCAAAAGATGTTGCCCATTTCTGGTCCACTGGGGAACTTGTTAAAGATTCTAATGTTCAATTCGGAGAAGGTGGCGCGGGAACATTTTCTGATGGAAAATTGACGACCCAAATTAAAGACCCAAGATGCAGAAAAGTATTGGAGGAATTGATAGAAGCAGGTGCGCCAAGGGATATTCTTTATTCCAGTAAACCTCACGTAGGAACTGATATTTTACAGCATGTGGTTAAAAATATTCGAGAAAAAATAATAGCGCTGGGTGGCAAAGTACTTTTCCAGCATAAAGTAACAGATTTTATTGTAGAGGGCGATAGAATTAAAGGGGTTCAGGTGAATGGTGGGGATATCATCGACACAGATACTGCTGTAATCGCAGTGGGTCATAGTGCAAGAGATACTTTTGAGTCCATTTATGAGGGTGGGTTAGAACTCAAACAAAAACCTTTTTCCATAGGGGTCCGCATCGAACATCCACAGCGCATCATCAATGAGAGTCAATATGGCACATTTGCAGACCATCCTCGTTTAGGCGCTGCAGATTATAAACTGGTACACCACTGCAAAAACCAACGGTCTGTCTATACCTTCTGCATGTGTCCTGGTGGAACTGTTGTGGCCTCTGCATCTGAAGAAGGCGGCGTTGTTACCAATGGAATGAGTGAACATGCCAGAGATAAGGAAAATGCAAATAGCGCATTGTTGGTAGGAATAGGACCCGAAGATTTCGGAAGTGATCACCCGTTGGCTGGCATGTACTTACAGAGAGAATTAGAGCAGAAAGCATTTAAAGAAGGTGGAAGCAATTACTCTGCACCTGCGCAATTGGTGGGAGATTTTCTGAAGGATCAGCCTTCTACGACTTTAGGGAAGGTGAAGCCATCCTACGAACCCGGTGTAAAGCTTACGGATTTAAGAAACTGCCTACCGGAGTATGCCGTGGAATCTTTTAAAGAAGCTTTGGTAGGCTTGAATAAAAAATTAAAGAATTTTGCCATGGAAGATGCCGTAATGACCGGTGTTGAAACTAGAAGTTCCTCTCCAATTCGAATTGTTCGAGACAAAGAGCTAGAGAGCAATATTAAAGGAATTTATCCATGTGGAGAAGGTGCTGGCTATGCTGGAGGCATTGTTTCCGCCGCAGTTGACGGTATAAGGGTAGCAGAAGCCATTGCTGCAAAATATTCTTCAAATTAA
- a CDS encoding BaiN/RdsA family NAD(P)/FAD-dependent oxidoreductase, translating into MSKNKNIAVENDATAKGVIAMLREIAIIGGGAAGMMAAIVAARNGANVVIYEKMNRVGKKILATGNGRCNLTNINLSHQNIGCLHSTNRDLVRNILKQFTVENTIDFFEILGIAHKVEAGGKVFPMSDQASSVLDVLRYEIDKLGISVLCDCEIQSVKKIKDQFLLKDQNGVEYRADRVIMVTGGMSSPSLGSNGSGYGLAKSLGHKVVKPFPALVQLKLESPFLKVIKGIKFDGEASILVDREALRKEEGEILFTEYGISGPPILQLSRSAVEALEYKKKPQLKIDMFPSHTHDELVALISLRLSYQYDRPLDFSFIGLINKRMIPIILKEAGIHHLDKLCSEVSNKEIRNIVKILKDWEFSITGSQTWANSQVTAGGIDVSSICPETLESKLVKGLFFAGEILDVDGDCGGYNLQWAWSSGYVVGNEATIK; encoded by the coding sequence ATGAGCAAGAATAAAAATATTGCAGTGGAAAATGATGCCACAGCTAAAGGAGTTATAGCGATGTTAAGAGAAATTGCAATCATAGGTGGTGGAGCCGCTGGTATGATGGCAGCAATCGTGGCGGCTAGAAATGGTGCCAATGTTGTGATATATGAAAAAATGAATAGAGTTGGAAAAAAAATATTGGCAACGGGAAATGGAAGATGCAATCTTACAAATATCAATTTAAGTCATCAGAATATAGGTTGTTTACATAGCACAAATCGTGATTTGGTTCGTAATATATTAAAACAATTTACAGTGGAAAATACCATCGATTTTTTTGAAATCCTAGGCATTGCGCATAAAGTTGAAGCTGGTGGAAAAGTATTTCCAATGTCGGATCAAGCCTCCAGTGTTCTAGATGTTTTAAGATACGAGATAGATAAACTAGGGATATCTGTGCTCTGTGATTGTGAGATCCAGAGTGTAAAAAAAATAAAGGATCAATTTTTACTCAAGGATCAAAATGGTGTTGAATATAGGGCAGATAGGGTAATTATGGTTACTGGCGGTATGTCCAGTCCTAGTTTAGGATCCAACGGCAGTGGATACGGACTTGCTAAAAGTTTAGGACATAAGGTGGTAAAGCCTTTCCCTGCGCTGGTGCAGTTAAAGCTGGAGTCCCCCTTTCTAAAAGTGATCAAGGGAATAAAATTTGATGGAGAAGCTTCTATTCTAGTAGATAGGGAGGCTTTAAGAAAAGAAGAGGGCGAAATATTATTTACAGAGTATGGAATTTCAGGACCACCAATATTGCAGCTCAGTAGGAGTGCGGTGGAAGCCCTGGAATATAAAAAAAAGCCTCAATTAAAGATCGATATGTTTCCCAGTCATACCCATGATGAGTTGGTAGCTCTTATCAGCTTAAGATTGTCCTATCAGTATGACCGCCCATTGGATTTTAGCTTCATCGGTCTCATCAATAAAAGAATGATTCCAATAATTTTAAAAGAAGCCGGTATCCATCATTTGGATAAATTATGCTCAGAAGTATCGAATAAGGAGATCAGGAATATCGTTAAAATATTAAAGGATTGGGAATTCTCTATTACAGGTTCTCAAACTTGGGCAAACTCCCAAGTAACTGCTGGGGGCATCGATGTATCGAGTATATGCCCAGAAACTTTAGAATCGAAACTTGTAAAAGGTTTATTCTTTGCAGGAGAAATCTTAGATGTGGATGGAGACTGTGGCGGGTACAACCTACAGTGGGCATGGTCTTCTGGATATGTGGTAGGAAATGAAGCAACAATAAAATAG
- a CDS encoding rubrerythrin family protein, producing MTVNNAMTADFLRSAYGGESAAHMRYLIWADVAEAEKMPNIGRLFRAIAYAEYAHADNHFRVLKDQVGDYTVASGAVFGVGKTVDNLQGAINGELHEVEQMYPVYLETARYQNEKGAEKAFHYALEAEKIHAKMFQDAQNMAKQGKDMDIGTIYVCPICGHTVADHLPDQCPICGAKKDLYKDFPA from the coding sequence ATGACAGTAAACAATGCCATGACAGCAGATTTTTTAAGATCTGCTTATGGTGGAGAAAGTGCAGCTCATATGAGGTATTTAATTTGGGCAGATGTAGCTGAAGCAGAAAAAATGCCGAATATCGGCAGACTTTTTAGAGCCATCGCTTATGCAGAATATGCCCATGCAGACAATCATTTTAGAGTATTAAAGGATCAGGTTGGGGATTATACGGTAGCGTCTGGTGCTGTATTTGGCGTAGGTAAAACAGTAGATAATTTACAAGGTGCAATCAATGGAGAACTTCATGAAGTAGAGCAGATGTATCCAGTTTATTTAGAAACAGCGCGTTACCAAAATGAAAAAGGTGCTGAAAAAGCATTCCACTATGCATTAGAAGCAGAAAAAATTCACGCAAAAATGTTTCAGGATGCACAGAATATGGCAAAGCAAGGTAAAGATATGGATATTGGAACAATTTATGTATGTCCAATTTGTGGTCATACGGTGGCGGATCATTTACCAGATCAATGTCCAATTTGTGGCGCTAAGAAGGATCTATACAAGGATTTTCCAGCTTAG